Below is a genomic region from Desulfobotulus pelophilus.
CCCGTTTGATCATCCTCAGCACTGCCGGGTTCAGAGAGTTGTAAAGGTGAGCCACCTGAGGATTGCCCCTGTCTATGGCCAGAAGGTATTGAACAAGATCGTTGGTTCCGATGCTGAAAAAATCGACCTCTCGGGCTAGCACATCCGCCATGACGACAGCAGATGGAACCTCTATCATGATGCCGACTGGCATGTCGGGATTGTGCCGTTGCTTCTCCAGAGCCAGTTCTTCGGCGCAGTCTCTGAGGAGCTGGCGGGCCTCAAGTACTTCTTCAAGACAGGAAATCATGGGAAACATGATCTGAGCATTGCCATAAGCTGCTGCGCGTAGAATGGCACGGAGCTGGGTTTTGAAAACTTCTTTTTTTCTCAGACAGAACCGTATGGCCCGTAAGCCCAGGGCTGGATTTGCTTCTTCAGGGGAAAGGGTATAGGCTATGGCTTTATCACCATTGATATCAAGGGTTCTGAAGGTTACGGGAGCGGGAGCCATCAATTCCAGAACTTCTCTGTACTGTTCAAAAAGCTCTGCTTCGCTGGGGAAGTTGCTGCGGCTGAGATACAGAAATTCTGTTCTCAGAAGCCCGATCCCGTCGCCTCCATGATCCCTTACGGATACCACTTCTTCGGCGAGTTCGATATTGCCCAGCACGTTTACATCCATAGCATCTGTTGTGACAGCAGGGAGGTGACTGCTACGGGATATGGATGCTCTGTGCTCCTCAAAGCGGCGCTTTTTTTCTTCGTATAATAAGAGGGTGCTGTCTTCTGGATGTACGATTACTTTGCCGGCAATACCATCAACAATAATAATGTCGTCATTGTGCAATATGGTTGTTGCATTGCTGAGCCCCAGAACGCAGGGAATTCCGAGGGTCCTGGCAATGATGCTGGTATGGGAGGCGGTTCCGCCGTGATCTGTCACAAACCCCATGACCCATTCCAGTTGGATCTGGCTGGTCTGGGCCGGAGAAAGGTCACTGGCAACAAGAATAACTCGTTTACTGATGCTGCTGATGCTTTCTTCCTTGGCCCCCATGAGGTTGCGCATGATCCGGTCTGAAACATGGACGATATCAGCGGACCTTCCCTGGAGATAGGGGTCTTCAATGTCCTGAAACATGATACGGACTTCAGCGACGACATTTTTAAGAGCCCATTCCGCATTGACCTTTTCTGTTTCAATGGTTTCAAGGGTTCTGCCATACAACATTTTATCTTTAAAAAGAACAAGATGTGTTTCAAGAATCTGAATATGCTCTTTCAGTGCTTCAGGTGTGG
It encodes:
- the ptsP gene encoding phosphoenolpyruvate--protein phosphotransferase, with protein sequence MPTAEKTETVCKGISGAPGICIGKAYMVGREGVDVIPQYSINDRQQAHELNRFKTAVQKAKKELLEIIGSTPEALKEHIQILETHLVLFKDKMLYGRTLETIETEKVNAEWALKNVVAEVRIMFQDIEDPYLQGRSADIVHVSDRIMRNLMGAKEESISSISKRVILVASDLSPAQTSQIQLEWVMGFVTDHGGTASHTSIIARTLGIPCVLGLSNATTILHNDDIIIVDGIAGKVIVHPEDSTLLLYEEKKRRFEEHRASISRSSHLPAVTTDAMDVNVLGNIELAEEVVSVRDHGGDGIGLLRTEFLYLSRSNFPSEAELFEQYREVLELMAPAPVTFRTLDINGDKAIAYTLSPEEANPALGLRAIRFCLRKKEVFKTQLRAILRAAAYGNAQIMFPMISCLEEVLEARQLLRDCAEELALEKQRHNPDMPVGIMIEVPSAVVMADVLAREVDFFSIGTNDLVQYLLAIDRGNPQVAHLYNSLNPAVLRMIKRVVDEAEKAGISVAMCGEMAGDPFHLPVLLGLGIRELSMNPQSIPAIKNMIRHMESHDCRTFTEGLLQKSHTYQVMEAISEKYGKFMQTDFS